A window from Pichia kudriavzevii chromosome 5, complete sequence encodes these proteins:
- a CDS encoding uncharacterized protein (PKUD0E01210; similar to Saccharomyces cerevisiae YMR119W (ASI1) and YNL008C (ASI3); ancestral locus Anc_2.419) has product MPTSDISGVASNVTSLSTVEATSTFDSTSPGNGDKGVYGLVRIVDSLINAVIQQSKESNKETRMFFSYWMSPYALMCMITAVIMNRIVILASTRHQRRLPLLSNAVLRGLAIYMLIRGSYGLFLSLRCYVKHPIVDFIFESSGEDFKFDENEYLKSKFLSIPFGTKVYRSDETVGPTTSILRNFHLSLCISQILDTFTSVASGLNPSVETGITLFEYSLAFQEAQFESTVSTELLVFAMIALANQINTHLLGMFNLLKYKLVTSSIIGLFTLAYYTYKIFTINILKLPFSIIVGYFPHFCVLSIVLLSEGIYLLSGLARLSFEDLAMSSLFEDWDSTDIPLSDDFYTALIRLGEFLINLSVNFYYLQETPSVLLPRNNYISEELLYMRKNCGYGEETENSPDIKQLQIGLATRRKKSWAITNRIQMLSKITFNFFRLVLLKLKGGSKRIVPNGQSLEKISDNYNLVERNGKYYFAKKEDETRIDVNRIEEDVLDKIYPHLLLNMNLTENDESEDYRDDLGGDFERGEYEKNHGEEEEEEEEEEEEEEEEEEEEEEEDDDHYDHDGYDQDNDDHENEGPARQDKVCEREEINEVISDLITVGDLKDILNPSQELRVLSYHLRNLNLPTSRLTRSHFREYYTDEMKLLDILIEKRKLSLHDFPNSQEHCEPLTHDELGTCVICHENTRQIILWPCKCLAICDSCRVSLLVREFATCVCCRRPVEGYSKVYIP; this is encoded by the coding sequence atgcCAACGTCCGATATCTCTGGGGTAGCTTCCAATGTCACTTCCTTATCCACTGTGGAGGCCACATCTACATTTGATTCGACAAGTCCAGGTAATGGGGATAAGGGAGTTTATGGTTTAGTCAGGATCGTTGACTCATTAATCAACGCTGTAATCCAACAGTCAAAAGAATCTAATAAAGAAACGAGaatgtttttctcttatTGGATGTCACCGTATGCCTTGATGTGCATGATTACAGCGGTCATAATGAACAGAATCGTCATTCTAGCTTCTACCAGGCATCAGAGAAGATTGCCGTTACTATCAAATGCAGTCTTGAGGGGATTGGCGATATATATGTTGATACGTGGTAGTTATGGATTATTCCTAAGTTTGAGATGCTATGTAAAGCATCCAATCGttgattttatatttgaGTCATCGGGGGAGGACTTTAAGTTTGACGAAAACGAATACCTTAAAAGCAAGTTCTTGTCTATACCTTTTGGAACGAAGGTTTACCGTAGTGACGAAACCGTTGGTCCAACAACTTCGATTCTAAGAAATTTCCATCTATCATTATGCATAAGTCAAATTTTGGATACATTCACCTCTGTTGCATCTGGCTTAAACCCATCTGTTGAAACCGGCATTACACTATTTGAATACTCCTTGGCATTTCAAGAAGCCCAGTTTGAATCCACTGTGTCTACCGAATTACTTGTATTTGCAATGATTGCATTGGCCAATCAGATCAATACACATTTATTGGGGATGTTCAACTTACTGAAATACAAATTGGTCACGTCTTCAATCATTGGACTATTTACTTTGGCATACTATACTTATAAGATATTCACcataaatatattgaagTTACCATTTAGCATAATCGTTGGTTATTTCCCACATTTTTGCGTGTTGTCAATTGTTTTACTTAGTGAAGGTATATATTTGCTATCGGGATTGGCAAGGCTATCATTTGAAGACCTAGCTATGtcttcattatttgaagattggGATTCCACGGATATACCATTGTCTGATGACTTTTACACTGCGTTGATTCGTTTGGGGGAATTTCTGATCAATTTGTCTGTtaatttttattatctACAAGAGACGCCGAGTGTTTTGCTTCCAAGGAATAACTATATCAGTGAGGAGTTGCTTTATATGAGAAAAAACTGTGGATATGGTGAAGAAACAGAGAATAGTCCAGACATTAAACAGCTTCAAATCGGATTAGCAACGAGACGGAAGAAAAGTTGGGCAATTACCAACCGTATCCAAATGCTAAGTAAAATTActtttaatttctttaGGCTTGTGcttctgaaattgaaaggtGGCTCTAAAAGAATTGTTCCCAATGGGCAATCGTTGGAAAAGATTAGTGACAATTACAATTTAGTAGAAAGAAACGGAAAGTACTATTTTGCCAAGAAGGAAGATGAAACACGAATCGATGTTAacagaattgaagaagatgtgCTAGACAAGATTTATCCACATTTACTATTAAATATGAACTTAACAGAAAATGACGAATCTGAGGATTATCGTGATGATTTAGGGGGTGACTTTGAGAGGGGAGAATACGAAAAAAATCatggtgaagaagaagaagaagaagaagaagaagaagaagaagaagaagaagaagaagaagaagaagaagaagaagacgatgatCATTATGATCATGATGGTTATGATCAAGATAACGACGACCACGAAAATGAGGGACCGGCAAGACAGGATAAGGTTTgtgaaagagaagaaataaatgaagTAATAAGTGACTTGATTACGGTTGGCGATTTGAAAGACATTCTAAACCCTTCCCAGGAACTTCGGGTCTTAAGTTACCATTTGAGAAATCTGAACCTCCCGACATCAAGGCTCACAAGATCGCATTTCAGAGAATACTATACTGATGAAATGAAACTACTAGATATACTAATtgaaaaaaggaaattatCTTTACACGATTTTCCCAACTCGCAAGAGCACTGTGAACCACTAACGCATGATGAACTTGGCACTTGTGTGATTTGTCATGAGAATACACGTCAAATCATACTCTGGCCATGCAAATGTCTTGCAATATGTGATTCTTGTAGAGTTTCTCTTCTTGTGAGAGAGTTTGCCACCTGCGTCTGCTGCCGCCGTCCTGTGGAAGGATATAGCAAGGTGTATATACCGTAG
- a CDS encoding uncharacterized protein (PKUD0E01220; Pfam Domains: Pkinase(1e-26)): MNPSLGTTGYPESTQSKSPQRSNSLPSSICSSQMQSCNSNGKVGVGENNIETQELDSICFTNNVRRLNCLNLPQVHGFISEDYKVKLQEGSSGLILKVRSKVDQRYYVIKVLSHACIAQKKSSEHSSTVVTNIKSSTSLSTSTIRTPGIQGNSCVSISRIHSHLSIERNLTVKEMYTLDSLNEYMILRKLNSKYVTPVYGLFRYDERTRIDGVESRSNSSGDHEKPLNLCIMLDYYQYSDLLHLITDIRKSNIHVSSLFKDSIFSQLVMGLKYLHGSGIAHRDIKPENILIDDKGVLKYADFGYAIDTCKIPDYPIDKESFVYRGTASFKAPEIVNFKLMKILSKCDDIGEVFRSTDIWSLAILYYQMRFMSKPWRTASLSDKEYSRFEEKYRMKNIGGMKTGFDMVRSFKGEFSFTTNIKLLKDDAIFAILKMLDPDNLKRWCIGDVYRSSWMVSTRMLVEEYSRTHKGEPNELVKVARSVETSV, encoded by the coding sequence ATGAACCCAAGTCTAGGTACAACAGGTTATCCGGAGAGCACACAGTCGAAATCTCCACAAAGGAGCAATTCATTGCCGAGCAGCATTTGTAGTAGCCAAATGCAAAGTTGTAATTCTAATGGAAAAGTCGGAGTGGGTGAAAATAACATAGAAACACAAGAGTTGGATTCCATTTGTTTTACCAACAATGTGAGAAGGCTAAATTGTCTAAACCTGCCGCAAGTACATGGGTTTATAAGTGAAGACTACAAAGTTAAACTACAAGAAGGATCAAGCGGATTGATTTTAAAAGTACGATCCAAAGTTGACCAAAGGTACTATGTAATTAAGGTTTTAAGCCATGCATGTATTGCCCAAAAGAAATCTTCTGAACATTCCAGTACTGTGGTGACTAATATAAAGTCAAGCACGAGTCTAAGTACTAGTACAATAAGAACACCAGGGATCCAAGGGAATTCATGCGTTAGTATCAGCAGAATACACTCGCATTTATCAATAGAACGAAATTTGACAGTTAAGGAAATGTATACTTTGGATTCGTTGAATGAGTACATGATACTAAGGAAATTGAACAGTAAGTATGTGACTCCGGTGTATGGGTTGTTTCGATATGATGAACGGACCAGAATAGACGGAGTCGAGTCGAGAAGCAACTCATCTGGAGATCATGAAAAACCATTGAATCTATGTATTATGCTGgattattatcaatattcTGATTTACTACATCTCATAACGGATATCCGGAAAAGCAATATTCACGTCTCTAGCTTATTCAAggattcaattttttctcaGCTTGTTATGGGGTTGAAGTATTTACATGGCAGTGGAATAGCGCACAGAGATATCAAGCCTGAGAATATATTGATTGACGATAAGGGGGTGCTCAAGTATGCTGATTTTGGCTATGCGATTGATACCTGCAAGATACCGGATTATCCAATAGACAAGGAAAGTTTTGTGTATCGTGGCACTGCATCATTTAAGGCGCCTGAGattgtcaatttcaagCTTATGAAGATATTGTCCAAATGTGACGATATTGGTGAAGTATTTAGATCGACAGATATTTGGTCACTTGCAATATTGTATTACCAGATGAGGTTTATGAGCAAACCTTGGAGAACGGCAAGCTTAAGCGATAAAGAATACAGCAGGTTTGAGGAGAAGTATAGGATGAAGAATATAGGTGGTATGAAGACGGGCTTTGACATGGTGAGATCGTTCAAGGGAGAGTTTTCCTTTACTACCAATATCAAGCTATTAAAGGACGATGCGATATTTGCGATACTGAAAATGTTGGATCCCGATAATCTGAAGAGATGGTGCATTGGTGATGTTTATCGAAGTTCATGGATGGTGAGCACGCGGATGTTGGTTGAGGAGTATAGCAGAACACACAAGGGGGAGCCAAACGAGTTAGTCAAGGTTGCACGAAGTGTGGAAACAAGCGTATAG
- a CDS encoding uncharacterized protein (PKUD0E01230) — MTVNARSSQAPLGNCRKSFTSSRKHRLSKTKEPLVTNKKKIKIKSTSLISLCSPFVIPDDTRLVSYQLERERYPNIDDFSLIYGPLELNDRLLSSFYSSVTSNDNNGNRQFHLNCLLNSISLINNDVPMDYYTDSDDLLHLEDGLVTDGESSDDDDVYNYDDDDDNDNDNDNDNGGSEKVKSEKLHINANANINSNINLNANLLKHTNATILVDDIMEKTISDITDSDNHDTIQIGIANY; from the coding sequence ATGACCGTCAACGCAAGGTCTTCACAGGCACCACTTGGTAATTGCAGAAAATCTTTTACCTCTTCAAGGAAACATAGACTCTCTAAAACTAAAGAACCATTGGTAaccaacaagaagaaaattaaaatcaaGTCAACctcattgatttctttatGTTCGCCTTTTGTTATACCTGATGATACTAGATTGGTATCCTATCAATTGGAAAGGGAGAGATATCcaaatattgatgatttctctTTAATTTATGGTCCATTGGAATTAAATGATAGACTTTTATCAAGTTTTTACTCGTCAGTCACCtctaatgataataatggtAATAGACAGTTCCATTTGAATTGCTTGCTTAATTCGATATCGTTGATCAACAATGACGTTCCAATGGATTATTATACTGACAGTGACGATTTGCTCCATTTGGAGGATGGATTGGTTACTGATGGAGAATCTtcagatgatgatgacgtTTATAactatgatgatgatgatgataatgataatgataatgataatgataatggtGGATCCGAAAAAGTCAAGTCCGAAAAATTACATATTAATGCAAATGCTAATATAAACTCAAATATAAATTTGAATGCAAATCTACTAAAACATACCAATGCTACAATTTTAGTTGATGATATCATGGAAAAAACCATCTCCGACATCACCGACTCGGATAACCATGATACCATTCAAATAGGCATTGCCAACTACTAA
- a CDS encoding uncharacterized protein (PKUD0E01240; similar to Saccharomyces cerevisiae YDL224C (WHI4) and YNL197C (WHI3); ancestral locus Anc_2.52), whose product MSFYASNNSSDDLNLSLKNLTINTNLSKTNTNNNTNSNINSNNSISNSNTNTKTNNTITTNATANSSSNPNSSSNLAPYTILKIKNIPNDITLREAFLIFSLCLNDVNFVDIVQEQNNQGSGTCPSIISKFYSSKIASQVFQLLNDKQLFGTAFPRVQCELINGPNNNTGGNITVTSQNKNHNSSNYLFMNPFNDDLHAYSNSIVTSNLNSKIEHSPGISSPKPNKLEDLKLNLTHDINDTLSSINNHHLSMMSSSNNHITGWPKEESTPLATPSNTSQIIRNDPLLLNNPISMNLTTPILSDWPSNPPNSASNASFFSINDLTQTVVGNSYSSAATTTTTSNNNNNINNNNNNINNNNNNNNNNNSNNSNNNNNNNNHNHNSCNSKPSSNENISTASHSNQPPLMRSQSHQSSTSPKHSTVIPDLSLLARVPPPANPADQNPPCNTLYVGNLPPDTTENELRMLFRLQPGFKRLSFRTKQNNGASSHHGPMCFVEFEDVAYATKALAELYGKTLPRQNALNNNKGGIRLSFSKNPLGVRGPGQQRRNNGPSQQSQPPAQQSQGQQQQGQAQGQEQGQGQFQSQSQPQPLSQLTSQSHSQSKRHHLQQPQHLQQPPPQQTSTPSDHSFQRMTDLPISGSHNVPSVNLQSIAFNNPAMNSVGLNNLNGYSFMNNQYPF is encoded by the coding sequence ATGTCATTCTATGCTTCCAATAACTCCTCGGACGATCTGAATTTGTCCTTGAAGAATCTAACAATAAATACCAACTTGAGTAAgacaaatacaaataataatacGAATAGTAATATcaatagcaacaacagcattAGCAATAGCAATACTAATACTAAAACGAACAATACTATCACCACTAATGCAACTGCTAACTCAAGCTCTAATCCAAACTCTTCTTCTAATTTGGCACCCTACACAATATTGAAGATTAAAAACATCCCAAACGATATAACCCTGAGAGAAgcctttttgattttctccttaTGCTTAAATGACGTGAACTTTGTTGATATAGTTCAAGAACAGAATAACCAAGGCTCAGGAACTTGTCCCTCGatcatttccaaattctaTTCCTCTAAAATAGCAAGCCAGGTtttccaattgttgaatGATAAACAACTTTTTGGTACTGCATTCCCCAGGGTACAGTGTGAACTAATAAATGGCCCTAATAATAACACTGGTGGTAATATCACGGTCACTAGTCAGAATAAGAATCATAACTCATCGAATTACTTATTTATGAACCCATTCAATGATGATCTTCATGCTTATTCCAACAGTATTGtaacttcaaatttgaacTCAAAAATAGAACATTCTCCTGGAATTTCCTCtccaaaaccaaacaaattGGAAGACTTGAAACTAAATTTAACACATGATATCAATGATACTTTAAGTTCAATCAATAATCACCATTTATCAATGATGAGCAGCTCTAATAATCACATTACTGGTTGGCCAAAGGAAGAATCCACTCCATTGGCCACGCCAAGTAATACCTCCCAGATTATTAGAAACGATCCATTGTTGCTAAATAATCCAATCTCAATGAATTTAACGACTCCGATATTATCAGATTGGCCTTCAAATCCTCCAAATTCTGCATCAAATGCGTCTTTTTTCAGCATTAATGATCTCACGCAAACCGTTGTAGGTAACTCTTACTCTTCAGCCGCTACCACTACTACAACCTcgaacaacaacaacaacattaacaacaacaacaacaacattaacaacaacaacaacaataataataacaataacagcaataacagcaacaacaacaataataataataatcatAATCATAACAGCTGCAATAGCAAACCAAGTtctaatgaaaatatctCGACTGCTTCACATTCAAATCAGCCGCCTTTGATGAGATCACAATCTCATCAGTCCTCGACCTCCCCTAAACATTCAACTGTTATACCTGATTTATCATTATTGGCTAGGGTGCCTCCCCCAGCGAATCCGGCAGACCAGAATCCTCCTTGCAACACCCTATACGTAGGAAACTTACCCCCGGATAcaactgaaaatgaattgCGTATGTTGTTCAGGTTGCAGCCAGGGTTCAAAAGGTTATCATTTAGaaccaaacaaaataaTGGTGCTTCATCCCATCATGGGCCAATGTGTTTTGTTGAGTTTGAAGATGTGGCATACGCTACAAAGGCCTTGGCTGAATTGTACGGTAAGACTTTACCAAGACAAAATGCTCTGAACAACAATAAAGGTGGCATTAGATTGAGTTTCAGTAAAAACCCCTTGGGTGTTAGAGGACCAGGTCAACAGAGAAGAAATAATGGACCTTCCCAACAATCACAACCACCAGCGCAACAATCGCAAGgccaacaacaacaaggaCAAGCACAGGGACAAGAACAAGGTCAAGGTCAATTCCAGTCACAATCTCAGCCGCAGCCTTTATCTCAACTAACATCTCAGTCACATTCCCAATCCAAACGTCACCATCTACAACAGCCACAGCATCTTCAACAGCCACCGCCGCAACAGACATCTACACCGTCTGATCATTCATTCCAAAGGATGACCGACTTACCTATCAGTGGTAGCCATAACGTCCCTTCTGTCAATCTACAAAGTATAGCATTCAACAACCCAGCAATGAATAGTGTGGGCctgaataatttgaatgGCTATTCCTTCATGAATAACCAGTACCCGTTCTAA
- a CDS encoding uncharacterized protein (PKUD0E01250; similar to Saccharomyces cerevisiae YNL200C; ancestral locus Anc_2.49), whose protein sequence is MYSTIKTIFTLFPLLFVSFIVERQQYTHRNNMSMKPLSAKTAAALDASLMSTLGYKLEQLMELAGLSVAQAIYADYKPDQFSNVLVLVGPGNNGGDGLVAARHLKLFGYREVAVYIPKQGKNPFYANLQTQLKSFNVPVHTGELNNVLKGRDLVVDALFGFSGKPPLREPFNLIIDEIVKLQKRENVKLFAVDVPSGWDVDEGPVSQEYMPDALISLTAPKPCSAKLAPHVKHYLGGRFISKEIAEKWNFDVPQYQGVDQFVRL, encoded by the coding sequence ATGTATAGCACTATAAAGACTATTTTCACCTTATTTCCCctcttgtttgtttctttcattgttgaaagacAACAGTATACACATAGAAACAACATGTCTATGAAACCGCTATCTGCGAAAACAGCGGCTGCATTAGATGCATCCCTCATGTCCACTTTGGGGTACAAGCTCGAACAGTTGATGGAGTTGGCCGGGTTATCCGTTGCACAGGCCATCTATGCTGATTACAAGCCGGACCAATTCAGCAATGTCCTTGTGCTAGTGGGTCCAGGGAACAACGGCGGGGACGGGCTCGTTGCGGCAAGACACTTGAAACTCTTTGGCTACAGGGAAGTTGCCGTATACATCCCGAAACAGGGCAAGAATCCGTTTTACGCCAACTTGCAGACCCAATTGAAGTCTTTTAACGTTCCAGTACACACTGGAGAGTTGAACAACGTCCTCAAAGGCAGAGACCTGGTTGTGGATGCGTTGTTTGGGTTTTCGGGCAAGCCTCCCTTGAGAGAGCCTTTTAACTTGATTATTGACGAAATTGTAAAGCTGCAGAAAAGGGAAAACGTCAAGTTGTTTGCCGTGGACGTGCCAAGTGGCTGGGATGTTGACGAGGGCCCAGTGTCGCAAGAGTACATGCCCGACGCTTTGATCAGCCTAACTGCTCCCAAGCCGTGTTCGGCGAAGTTGGCGCCTCATGTGAAGCATTACCTTGGTGGCCGCTTCATCAGCAAGGAAATTGCTGAGAAATGGAACTTTGATGTTCCGCAATACCAGGGTGTCGATCAGTTCGTCAGGTTATAA
- a CDS encoding uncharacterized protein (PKUD0E01260; similar to Saccharomyces cerevisiae YDL225W (SHS1); ancestral locus Anc_2.51), which produces MVPYRKKDVRKGIRFTIIVTGPSGTGKTSFVNSLLDENILPHRFEHSGEKTVGKTITYRALGSLTASELEKTFDPSLANQEPGIAITETSVEIIDEDDSKILLTVIDTPGFGDNIDNSICVSEICNFLEQQFDYVLAEETKVRRNPRFEDTRVHACLYFIEPTGHGLRELDVESMTRLSKYCNIIPIISRADSFTENELANFKRNVLQDIERFKIPVFQYQVDESETDPDIIEESRYLTSLQPFAIVTSDTEMVVDTKKTRVRKYPWGVVDINDTRVSDFPVLKNVLLGSQLQELKDITHDFLYEAYRTERLSNVSDLKNEFSDSMRDLKINSSEPPSMSNLAEITKSGGLPKFDIPKTRQSHQHQHQHQQHPELVEEEPESINGELSSNIRRGSFDSSRSEKSSASTVNRKNTISGSPNIEGSPQTSMHSGSLIVGGSQVQQPHIDPKKLRKISETVPYMLRHETIRSKQAKLEELERQSALELSRRAAELERKAKELKMRETMLRERLAKANGSGSLSLSNTADSKGASSIRSNVSENRKRETSYSVQTTTSEYEDTVEDNDGSAA; this is translated from the coding sequence ATGGTTCCCTATAGAAAGAAGGACGTTAGAAAAGGCATTAGGTTTACCATCATTGTCACAGGTCCAAGTGGAACTGGCAAGACCTCGTTTGTGAATTCGTTGTTGGATGAGAACATCCTCCCGCACAGGTTTGAGCACAGCGGCGAGAAGACTGTTGGGAAGACCATTACCTATCGTGCATTGGGCTCGTTGACGGCGTCTGAGCTAGAGAAAACATTTGATCCATCATTGGCTAATCAAGAGCCGGGAATTGCAATCACAGAAACATCGGTAGAAATCATCGATGAAGATGACTCTAAGATCTTACTGACAGTTATAGACACCCCTGGTTTCGGCGACAACATCGATAACTCCATCTGTGTATCTGAGATCTGCAACTTTTTGGAACAACAGTTTGACTATGTACTTGCCGAGGAGACCAAGGTCAGGAGAAACCCTAGGTTTGAGGACACTCGAGTTCATGCATGTCTCTATTTCATCGAGCCAACGGGCCATGGACTGAGAGAGTTGGATGTTGAGTCAATGACGAGACTCTCCAAATACTGTAATATAATCCCCATCATTTCACGTGCCGATTCCTTCACAGAGAATGAGTTGGCCAATTTCAAGAGGAATGTATTGCAAGACATCGAACGTTTCAAGATCCCCGTGTTTCAATACCAGGTGGATGAGTCCGAGACGGATCCTGATATTATTGAGGAGTCAAGGTATTTGACTTCATTACAACCTTTTGCAATTGTTACCTCGGATACGGAAATGGTTGTCGATACTAAGAAAACTCGAGTTAGAAAATATCCTTGGGGGGTGGTGGATATCAACGATACTAGAGTATCCGATTTCCcggttttgaaaaatgtcttGCTTGGTTCGCAACTACAAGAACTGAAGGATATCACCCATGATTTCTTATACGAAGCTTACAGAACCGAGAGATTATCAAATGTGAGTGATTTAAAGAACGAATTCTCGGATTCAATGAGAGACTTGAAGATCAATTCAAGTGAACCTCCTTCAATGTCCAACTTGGCGGAAATCACAAAATCTGGAGGGTTACCTAAATTTGATATCCCCAAAACGAGACAATCAcaccagcaccagcaccagcaccagcaACATCCAGAACTcgttgaagaagaacctGAGAGCATCAACGGTGAATTGTCAAGCAATATTAGACGTGGAAGTTTTGATTCATCAAGGTCTGAGAAATCTTCTGCATCGACTGTtaacagaaaaaatacGATATCGGGGTCTCCTAATATCGAAGGTTCCCCACAAACGTCAATGCACAGTGGCAGTCTGATTGTTGGAGGATCACAAGTTCAGCAGCCCCATATTGATCCGAAGAAGTTACGTAAGATTAGCGAAACTGTTCCTTATATGTTAAGACACGAGACTATCCGTAGCAAACAAGCTAAATTGGAAGAGTTGGAACGTCAAAGTGCCTTAGAATTAAGCAGAAGAGCAGCGGAACTTGAACGCAAGGCCAAGGAATTGAAGATGCGTGAAACAATGTTGCGTGAACGTTTAGCTAAGGCCAACGGCAGCGGCAGTCTCTCCTTGTCAAACACAGCCGACAGTAAAGGGGCGTCTTCTATACGTTCCAATGTCTCAGAAAACCGAAAGAGAGAGACTTCATACAGCGTCCAAACTACCACTAGTGAATACGAAGATACCGTTGAAGATAACGACGGATCTGCTGCTTAG